In Drosophila santomea strain STO CAGO 1482 chromosome 3L, Prin_Dsan_1.1, whole genome shotgun sequence, a single window of DNA contains:
- the LOC120448012 gene encoding ecto-NOX disulfide-thiol exchanger 2 isoform X1, giving the protein MLPLFGTMPNGVSLPNQPNFLNQLAAAISTAASSTSVVGTPSSPPKQVQNKMAKPQQQTQGSAPMDLENENEHSADVSSSTVHKEPKLQTPTSSLTLPDSTQLFLNGLVHTPPGYLYFPTTQAGGALAPGNTSSAAGGSTPTASANSTANAQMLMDPTAMMAAAMQQMQQMHYAAAAAAGMTTEAGAGLDATLNADGVAPAGLKEVIKTKNCILFPPNPNAPPPTIRERPPGCRTVFVGGLPENITEEVIREIFESCGEITTLRMSKKNFCHIRYRQEGAIDRAIYLSGYRLRISALNEPPNFGRLHVDYAQARDDQYDYECRQRQHQREQRHRERMSMDRMRSQSPPPIPHYTDHEATSVAEHLRTNETFVKAIQTITVWLERGDCTKRNANVFYSMIQSTHAHVRRLHADKQQLEEDLKKARDSYRNQMGTMSTQFTQIEKVFNAASHKKVWDHFTKAQRKNIDQWKKLATELRTVQITDDDEMEISDDEREYDRRGHSAKRIRYDSDGLKDENDSLRCQLEAIRHEMTLERSDYVQREKQIKVLQETIRNMQTQLLQTKLREQKDNKTIEQLERNLKDAGVKQLLLKTKIKETVDKLKDKEASAGASNASNASNLDYSSGDSCSREGTEIIRHQAEPEIIDIDKVDDDVRIIEHQSGVVEIHEIEDDEKQEPAKNSAESKANESIMENISKSNNEETINKSSKEQTPTLATEEVFFKSLVLSEAKIIALASAYLVLHPHGVEIANIASYLSEMLRNNAAPSNHNDLANILGKYTNLFKPEKEKWRFCGFSETTESQAESK; this is encoded by the exons ATGC TACCGCTCTTTGGGACCATGCCGAATGGCGTCAGTTTGCCAAATCAACCGAATTTCCTCAACCAACTGGCAGCTGCCATTTCCACGGCGGCCTCGAGCACATCGGTCGTGGGAACTCCCTCTTCGCCACCCAAACAGGTTCAAAACAAGATGGCAAAACCACAGCAGCAGACACAGGGCAGTGCGCCCATGGATCTGGAAAATGAGAACGAACACTCTGCGGATGTGAGCTCCTCGACTGTGCACAAGGAACCCAAATTGCAGACCCCAACCTCCTCGCTTACTCTGCCCGATTCGACGCAACTATTCCTAAATGGTTTGGTGCACACGCCTCCTGGATATCTGTACTTTCCGACTACCCAAGCAGGTGGTGCTCTTGCACCCGGAAATACATCCTCGGCTGCAGGGGGTTCCACGCCGACAGCTTCAGCAAACAGCACCGCCAATGCTCAAATGCTAATGGATCCTACGGCCATGATGGCGGCGGCGATGCAGCAAATGCAACAGATGCACTatgcagcggcagcagcagcaggaatgACCACAGAAGCAGGAGCTGGACTAGATGCCACACTTAATGCGG ATGGCGTTGCACCGGCTGGTCTCAAGGAGGTGATCAAGACCAAGAACTGCATCCTGTTTCCACCTAATCCAAATGCCCCTCCTCCCACAATAAGGGAGCGGCCACCAGGCTGCCGGACAGTGTTTGTGGGTGGACTGCCGGAAAACATAACGGAAGAAGTGATCCGGGAGATCTTTGAGTCGTGCGGAGAGATTACCACGTTGCGCATGTCCAAGAAGAACTTTTGCCATATTCGCTACCGTCAGGAGGGTGCCATAGACAGGGCAATCTACCTCTCCGGCTATAGATTGCGTATATCAGCGCTAAATGAACCACCAAACTTTGGACGCCTGCATGTGGACTATGCACAGGCACGGGATGATCAGTATGATTACGAGTGTCGGCAGAGGCAGCATCAGAGGGAACAGCGTCATCGTGAGCGCATGTCGATGGACAGGATGCGGTCGCAGTCGCCTCCACCAATACCGCATTACACAGATCACGAGGCGACGTCTGTGGCGGAGCACCTTCGCACCAACGAGACTTTTGTCAAGGCCATCCAAACGATTACCGTGTGGTTGGAGCGGGGAGATTGCACTAAGCGGAATGCCAATGTCTTCTATTCAATGATCCAAAGCACACATGCTCATGTACGAAGACTCCATGCCGATAAACAGCAACTAGAGGAGGACCTGAAGAAGGCCAGAGACAGCTATCGCAACCAAATGGGCACCATGTCCACGCAAT TCACTCAGATTGAAAAAGTGTTCAATGCCGCTAGTCACAAGAAGGTTTGGGACCATTTCACCAAAGCCCAAAGAAAAAACATCGATCAATGGAAGAAATTAGCCACG GAACTTCGAACTGTCCAGATCACGGATGATGATGAAATGGAAATCTCCGACGATGAGCGTGAATACGATCGACGCGGACACAGCGCCAAGCGAATTCGCTATGACAGTGATGGCTTAAAG GATGAGAACGACTCCCTGCGCTGTCAACTGGAGGCCATTCGACATGAGATGACGCTGGAGCGCAGTGATTACGTCCAGCGGGAGAAGCAGATAAAGGTACTCCAAGAAACCATTCGCAACATGCAAACACAGCTACTGCAGACGAAGCTACGCGAACAAAAGGACAACAAGACTATTGAGCAGCTGGAGCGAAATCTCAAGGATGCCGGCGTTAAGCAACTTTTGTTGAAGACCAAGATCAAGGAAACAGTTGACAAGTTAAAGGACAAGGAGGCAAGCGCTGGTGCCTCAAATGCATCCAACGCCTCAAATCTCGACTACAGCAGTGGGGACTCGTGTAGCCGGGAAGGCACAGAGATTATCCGGCACCAGGCAGAACCGGAAATAATTGATATCGATAAAGTGGATGATGATGTGCGCATCATAGAGCATCAAAGCGGTGTGGTTGAGATACACGAAATCGAGGACGATGAAAAGCAGGAGCCCGCTAAGAATTCTGCAGAAAGCAAAGCAAATGAGTCaattatggaaaatatttcaaagtcAAATAACGAGGAGACTATAAATAAAAGCAGCAAGGAGCAAACCCCAACATTGGCCACAGAAGAG GTGTTTTTCAAGTCGCTCGTTTTGTCAGAGGCCAAGATAATTGCTCTTGCCTCGGCCTATCTGGTGCTGCATCCCCATGGCGTTGAAATCGCCAACATAGCCAGTTACTTAAGCGAAATGCTGCGCAACAATGCTGCCCCCAGTAACCATAATGATCTAGCCAATATACTCGGAAAGTACACAAATCTCTTCAAGCCGGAAAAGGAGAAGTGGAGATTCTGTGGCTTCAGCGAAACAACTGAATCTCAGGCGGAGTCAAAGTGA
- the LOC120448012 gene encoding ecto-NOX disulfide-thiol exchanger 2 isoform X2, with product MLPLFGTMPNGVSLPNQPNFLNQLAAAISTAASSTSVVGTPSSPPKQVQNKMAKPQQQTQGSAPMDLENENEHSADVSSSTVHKEPKLQTPTSSLTLPDSTQLFLNGLVHTPPGYLYFPTTQAGGALAPGNTSSAAGGSTPTASANSTANAQMLMDPTAMMAAAMQQMQQMHYAAAAAAGMTTEAGAGLDATLNADGVAPAGLKEVIKTKNCILFPPNPNAPPPTIRERPPGCRTVFVGGLPENITEEVIREIFESCGEITTLRMSKKNFCHIRYRQEGAIDRAIYLSGYRLRISALNEPPNFGRLHVDYAQARDDQYDYECRQRQHQREQRHRERMSMDRMRSQSPPPIPHYTDHEATSVAEHLRTNETFVKAIQTITVWLERGDCTKRNANVFYSMIQSTHAHVRRLHADKQQLEEDLKKARDSYRNQMGTMSTQ from the exons ATGC TACCGCTCTTTGGGACCATGCCGAATGGCGTCAGTTTGCCAAATCAACCGAATTTCCTCAACCAACTGGCAGCTGCCATTTCCACGGCGGCCTCGAGCACATCGGTCGTGGGAACTCCCTCTTCGCCACCCAAACAGGTTCAAAACAAGATGGCAAAACCACAGCAGCAGACACAGGGCAGTGCGCCCATGGATCTGGAAAATGAGAACGAACACTCTGCGGATGTGAGCTCCTCGACTGTGCACAAGGAACCCAAATTGCAGACCCCAACCTCCTCGCTTACTCTGCCCGATTCGACGCAACTATTCCTAAATGGTTTGGTGCACACGCCTCCTGGATATCTGTACTTTCCGACTACCCAAGCAGGTGGTGCTCTTGCACCCGGAAATACATCCTCGGCTGCAGGGGGTTCCACGCCGACAGCTTCAGCAAACAGCACCGCCAATGCTCAAATGCTAATGGATCCTACGGCCATGATGGCGGCGGCGATGCAGCAAATGCAACAGATGCACTatgcagcggcagcagcagcaggaatgACCACAGAAGCAGGAGCTGGACTAGATGCCACACTTAATGCGG ATGGCGTTGCACCGGCTGGTCTCAAGGAGGTGATCAAGACCAAGAACTGCATCCTGTTTCCACCTAATCCAAATGCCCCTCCTCCCACAATAAGGGAGCGGCCACCAGGCTGCCGGACAGTGTTTGTGGGTGGACTGCCGGAAAACATAACGGAAGAAGTGATCCGGGAGATCTTTGAGTCGTGCGGAGAGATTACCACGTTGCGCATGTCCAAGAAGAACTTTTGCCATATTCGCTACCGTCAGGAGGGTGCCATAGACAGGGCAATCTACCTCTCCGGCTATAGATTGCGTATATCAGCGCTAAATGAACCACCAAACTTTGGACGCCTGCATGTGGACTATGCACAGGCACGGGATGATCAGTATGATTACGAGTGTCGGCAGAGGCAGCATCAGAGGGAACAGCGTCATCGTGAGCGCATGTCGATGGACAGGATGCGGTCGCAGTCGCCTCCACCAATACCGCATTACACAGATCACGAGGCGACGTCTGTGGCGGAGCACCTTCGCACCAACGAGACTTTTGTCAAGGCCATCCAAACGATTACCGTGTGGTTGGAGCGGGGAGATTGCACTAAGCGGAATGCCAATGTCTTCTATTCAATGATCCAAAGCACACATGCTCATGTACGAAGACTCCATGCCGATAAACAGCAACTAGAGGAGGACCTGAAGAAGGCCAGAGACAGCTATCGCAACCAAATGGGCACCATGTCCACGCAAT GA
- the LOC120448013 gene encoding WW domain-binding protein 2 isoform X3 — MSVNTAHANNGVLIHAGEYILLHSDSVSMEFSGQDNPIFKGSKPGRIYLTSHRMIFNSKKSSDSMQSFSAPFVALSDVEIEQPVFGANYIKGKVRAQPNGNYVGEVKFKLHFKAGGAIEYGQALLRSAKTAMNNYHRGGLAGDDPPPYQPAGAWNEAPPPAYQPPHGYYGWLPQHDAFSGPAPNTVFMSDNPPPYPGIAPPPQQQQQQPGYGPQGWAGGYVQPPPYASCAPNCPPQQPYATPAQTYNGPQPYGGYGNVPGGFNTPGFQQPNGYPNGYPGGPPPPGQQAAGAAGGAAASGASFMGFSLPPGNSKEAEAAASAYNTPYNQGGPSRSGNNDLPPSYNNLPPSYDDASKKNH, encoded by the exons ATGTCGGTTAATACGGCTCACGCCAACAATGGCGTGCTCATCCACGCTGGAGAGTA CATACTGCTCCACAGCGACAGTGTCTCCATGGAGTTCTCCGGCCAGGACAATCCCATTTTCAAGGGCTCCAAGCCGGGCAGGATTTACCTTACCTCCCACCGGATGATCTTCAATAGCAAGAAGTCCTCGGATTCGATGCAGTCCTTCAGTGCCCCGTTTGTTGCTCTTTCGGATGTGGAAATCGAACAGCCGGTTTTTGGGGCCAACTATATCAAGGGAAAGGTGCGCGCTCAGCCAAATGGAAACTACGTAGGCGAGGTCAAGTTCAAGCTCCATTTCAAGGCAGGCGGCGCAATTGA ATATGGTCAAGCTCTACTGCGCTCCGCCAAGACGGCGATGAACAACTACCACCGCGGTGGTTTGGCTGGTGATGATCCGCCACCCTATCAGCCGGCTGGAGCCTGGAATGAGGCGCCGCCACCGGCTTATCAGCCACCACATGGCTACTATGGCTGGCTGCCGCAGCATGATGCCTTCAGTGGCCCTGCGCCGAATACGGTCTTTATGAGCGACAATCCGCCGCCCTATCCGGGTATCG CaccgccgccgcagcagcaacagcagcagccgggCTACGGGCCACAAGGATGGGCCGGTGGCTATGTTCAGCCTCCGCCGTACGCCTCATGTGCGCCGAATTGTCCTCCACAACAGCCGTACGCCACTCCGGCGCAGACTTACAATGGTCCACAGCCATATGGCGGATACGGCAATGTGCCCGGCGGATTCAACACGCCCGGATTTCAGCAACCGAATGGATATCCAAATGGCTATCCAGGTGGACCACCGCCTCCCGGTCAacaagcagcaggagcagccggagGAGCCGCCGCATCTGGAGCCAGCTTTATGGGCTTCAGCTTGCCTCCTGGAA ATTCCAAAGAAGCAGAAGCTGCGGCAAGTGCATATAACACACCCTACAACCAAGGCGGACCCAGTCGATCAGGCAACAATGATTTACCACCTTCTTATAAT AACTTGCCACCCAGTTATGATGATGCATCGAAAAAAAATCACTAA
- the LOC120448013 gene encoding WW domain-binding protein 2 isoform X6 codes for MSVNTAHANNGVLIHAGEYILLHSDSVSMEFSGQDNPIFKGSKPGRIYLTSHRMIFNSKKSSDSMQSFSAPFVALSDVEIEQPVFGANYIKGKVRAQPNGNYVGEVKFKLHFKAGGAIEYGQALLRSAKTAMNNYHRGGLAGDDPPPYQPAGAWNEAPPPAYQPPHGYYGWLPQHDAFSGPAPNTVFMSDNPPPYPGIAPPAHQPAPQQPQAPSSNEPNWYGFSAPPPQQQQQQPGYGPQGWAGGYVQPPPYASCAPNCPPQQPYATPAQTYNGPQPYGGYGNVPGGFNTPGFQQPNGYPNGYPGGPPPPGQQAAGAAGGAAASGASFMGFSLPPGM; via the exons ATGTCGGTTAATACGGCTCACGCCAACAATGGCGTGCTCATCCACGCTGGAGAGTA CATACTGCTCCACAGCGACAGTGTCTCCATGGAGTTCTCCGGCCAGGACAATCCCATTTTCAAGGGCTCCAAGCCGGGCAGGATTTACCTTACCTCCCACCGGATGATCTTCAATAGCAAGAAGTCCTCGGATTCGATGCAGTCCTTCAGTGCCCCGTTTGTTGCTCTTTCGGATGTGGAAATCGAACAGCCGGTTTTTGGGGCCAACTATATCAAGGGAAAGGTGCGCGCTCAGCCAAATGGAAACTACGTAGGCGAGGTCAAGTTCAAGCTCCATTTCAAGGCAGGCGGCGCAATTGA ATATGGTCAAGCTCTACTGCGCTCCGCCAAGACGGCGATGAACAACTACCACCGCGGTGGTTTGGCTGGTGATGATCCGCCACCCTATCAGCCGGCTGGAGCCTGGAATGAGGCGCCGCCACCGGCTTATCAGCCACCACATGGCTACTATGGCTGGCTGCCGCAGCATGATGCCTTCAGTGGCCCTGCGCCGAATACGGTCTTTATGAGCGACAATCCGCCGCCCTATCCGGGTATCG CACCACCTGCGCACCAACCAGCACCGCAACAGCCGCAGGCGCCGTCGTCGAATGAACCCAATTGGTATGGTTTTTCAGCaccgccgccgcagcagcaacagcagcagccgggCTACGGGCCACAAGGATGGGCCGGTGGCTATGTTCAGCCTCCGCCGTACGCCTCATGTGCGCCGAATTGTCCTCCACAACAGCCGTACGCCACTCCGGCGCAGACTTACAATGGTCCACAGCCATATGGCGGATACGGCAATGTGCCCGGCGGATTCAACACGCCCGGATTTCAGCAACCGAATGGATATCCAAATGGCTATCCAGGTGGACCACCGCCTCCCGGTCAacaagcagcaggagcagccggagGAGCCGCCGCATCTGGAGCCAGCTTTATGGGCTTCAGCTTGCCTCCTGGAA TGTAA
- the LOC120448013 gene encoding WW domain-binding protein 2 isoform X4 encodes MSVNTAHANNGVLIHAGEYILLHSDSVSMEFSGQDNPIFKGSKPGRIYLTSHRMIFNSKKSSDSMQSFSAPFVALSDVEIEQPVFGANYIKGKVRAQPNGNYVGEVKFKLHFKAGGAIEYGQALLRSAKTAMNNYHRGGLAGDDPPPYQPAGAWNEAPPPAYQPPHGYYGWLPQHDAFSGPAPNTVFMSDNPPPYPGIAPPAHQPAPQQPQAPSSNEPNWYGFSAPPPQQQQQQPGYGPQGWAGGYVQPPPYASCAPNCPPQQPYATPAQTYNGPQPYGGYGNVPGGFNTPGFQQPNGYPNGYPGGPPPPGQQAAGAAGGAAASGASFMGFSLPPGTEEKIT; translated from the exons ATGTCGGTTAATACGGCTCACGCCAACAATGGCGTGCTCATCCACGCTGGAGAGTA CATACTGCTCCACAGCGACAGTGTCTCCATGGAGTTCTCCGGCCAGGACAATCCCATTTTCAAGGGCTCCAAGCCGGGCAGGATTTACCTTACCTCCCACCGGATGATCTTCAATAGCAAGAAGTCCTCGGATTCGATGCAGTCCTTCAGTGCCCCGTTTGTTGCTCTTTCGGATGTGGAAATCGAACAGCCGGTTTTTGGGGCCAACTATATCAAGGGAAAGGTGCGCGCTCAGCCAAATGGAAACTACGTAGGCGAGGTCAAGTTCAAGCTCCATTTCAAGGCAGGCGGCGCAATTGA ATATGGTCAAGCTCTACTGCGCTCCGCCAAGACGGCGATGAACAACTACCACCGCGGTGGTTTGGCTGGTGATGATCCGCCACCCTATCAGCCGGCTGGAGCCTGGAATGAGGCGCCGCCACCGGCTTATCAGCCACCACATGGCTACTATGGCTGGCTGCCGCAGCATGATGCCTTCAGTGGCCCTGCGCCGAATACGGTCTTTATGAGCGACAATCCGCCGCCCTATCCGGGTATCG CACCACCTGCGCACCAACCAGCACCGCAACAGCCGCAGGCGCCGTCGTCGAATGAACCCAATTGGTATGGTTTTTCAGCaccgccgccgcagcagcaacagcagcagccgggCTACGGGCCACAAGGATGGGCCGGTGGCTATGTTCAGCCTCCGCCGTACGCCTCATGTGCGCCGAATTGTCCTCCACAACAGCCGTACGCCACTCCGGCGCAGACTTACAATGGTCCACAGCCATATGGCGGATACGGCAATGTGCCCGGCGGATTCAACACGCCCGGATTTCAGCAACCGAATGGATATCCAAATGGCTATCCAGGTGGACCACCGCCTCCCGGTCAacaagcagcaggagcagccggagGAGCCGCCGCATCTGGAGCCAGCTTTATGGGCTTCAGCTTGCCTCCTGGAA cAGAAGAAAAAATAACATAA
- the LOC120448013 gene encoding WW domain-binding protein 2 isoform X1 — MSVNTAHANNGVLIHAGEYILLHSDSVSMEFSGQDNPIFKGSKPGRIYLTSHRMIFNSKKSSDSMQSFSAPFVALSDVEIEQPVFGANYIKGKVRAQPNGNYVGEVKFKLHFKAGGAIEYGQALLRSAKTAMNNYHRGGLAGDDPPPYQPAGAWNEAPPPAYQPPHGYYGWLPQHDAFSGPAPNTVFMSDNPPPYPGIAPPAHQPAPQQPQAPSSNEPNWYGFSAPPPQQQQQQPGYGPQGWAGGYVQPPPYASCAPNCPPQQPYATPAQTYNGPQPYGGYGNVPGGFNTPGFQQPNGYPNGYPGGPPPPGQQAAGAAGGAAASGASFMGFSLPPGNSKEAEAAASAYNTPYNQGGPSRSGNNDLPPSYNNLPPSYDDASKKNH; from the exons ATGTCGGTTAATACGGCTCACGCCAACAATGGCGTGCTCATCCACGCTGGAGAGTA CATACTGCTCCACAGCGACAGTGTCTCCATGGAGTTCTCCGGCCAGGACAATCCCATTTTCAAGGGCTCCAAGCCGGGCAGGATTTACCTTACCTCCCACCGGATGATCTTCAATAGCAAGAAGTCCTCGGATTCGATGCAGTCCTTCAGTGCCCCGTTTGTTGCTCTTTCGGATGTGGAAATCGAACAGCCGGTTTTTGGGGCCAACTATATCAAGGGAAAGGTGCGCGCTCAGCCAAATGGAAACTACGTAGGCGAGGTCAAGTTCAAGCTCCATTTCAAGGCAGGCGGCGCAATTGA ATATGGTCAAGCTCTACTGCGCTCCGCCAAGACGGCGATGAACAACTACCACCGCGGTGGTTTGGCTGGTGATGATCCGCCACCCTATCAGCCGGCTGGAGCCTGGAATGAGGCGCCGCCACCGGCTTATCAGCCACCACATGGCTACTATGGCTGGCTGCCGCAGCATGATGCCTTCAGTGGCCCTGCGCCGAATACGGTCTTTATGAGCGACAATCCGCCGCCCTATCCGGGTATCG CACCACCTGCGCACCAACCAGCACCGCAACAGCCGCAGGCGCCGTCGTCGAATGAACCCAATTGGTATGGTTTTTCAGCaccgccgccgcagcagcaacagcagcagccgggCTACGGGCCACAAGGATGGGCCGGTGGCTATGTTCAGCCTCCGCCGTACGCCTCATGTGCGCCGAATTGTCCTCCACAACAGCCGTACGCCACTCCGGCGCAGACTTACAATGGTCCACAGCCATATGGCGGATACGGCAATGTGCCCGGCGGATTCAACACGCCCGGATTTCAGCAACCGAATGGATATCCAAATGGCTATCCAGGTGGACCACCGCCTCCCGGTCAacaagcagcaggagcagccggagGAGCCGCCGCATCTGGAGCCAGCTTTATGGGCTTCAGCTTGCCTCCTGGAA ATTCCAAAGAAGCAGAAGCTGCGGCAAGTGCATATAACACACCCTACAACCAAGGCGGACCCAGTCGATCAGGCAACAATGATTTACCACCTTCTTATAAT AACTTGCCACCCAGTTATGATGATGCATCGAAAAAAAATCACTAA
- the LOC120448013 gene encoding WW domain-binding protein 2 isoform X5 translates to MSVNTAHANNGVLIHAGEYILLHSDSVSMEFSGQDNPIFKGSKPGRIYLTSHRMIFNSKKSSDSMQSFSAPFVALSDVEIEQPVFGANYIKGKVRAQPNGNYVGEVKFKLHFKAGGAIEYGQALLRSAKTAMNNYHRGGLAGDDPPPYQPAGAWNEAPPPAYQPPHGYYGWLPQHDAFSGPAPNTVFMSDNPPPYPGIAPPAHQPAPQQPQAPSSNEPNWYGFSAPPPQQQQQQPGYGPQGWAGGYVQPPPYASCAPNCPPQQPYATPAQTYNGPQPYGGYGNVPGGFNTPGFQQPNGYPNGYPGGPPPPGQQAAGAAGGAAASGASFMGFSLPPGKEKIT, encoded by the exons ATGTCGGTTAATACGGCTCACGCCAACAATGGCGTGCTCATCCACGCTGGAGAGTA CATACTGCTCCACAGCGACAGTGTCTCCATGGAGTTCTCCGGCCAGGACAATCCCATTTTCAAGGGCTCCAAGCCGGGCAGGATTTACCTTACCTCCCACCGGATGATCTTCAATAGCAAGAAGTCCTCGGATTCGATGCAGTCCTTCAGTGCCCCGTTTGTTGCTCTTTCGGATGTGGAAATCGAACAGCCGGTTTTTGGGGCCAACTATATCAAGGGAAAGGTGCGCGCTCAGCCAAATGGAAACTACGTAGGCGAGGTCAAGTTCAAGCTCCATTTCAAGGCAGGCGGCGCAATTGA ATATGGTCAAGCTCTACTGCGCTCCGCCAAGACGGCGATGAACAACTACCACCGCGGTGGTTTGGCTGGTGATGATCCGCCACCCTATCAGCCGGCTGGAGCCTGGAATGAGGCGCCGCCACCGGCTTATCAGCCACCACATGGCTACTATGGCTGGCTGCCGCAGCATGATGCCTTCAGTGGCCCTGCGCCGAATACGGTCTTTATGAGCGACAATCCGCCGCCCTATCCGGGTATCG CACCACCTGCGCACCAACCAGCACCGCAACAGCCGCAGGCGCCGTCGTCGAATGAACCCAATTGGTATGGTTTTTCAGCaccgccgccgcagcagcaacagcagcagccgggCTACGGGCCACAAGGATGGGCCGGTGGCTATGTTCAGCCTCCGCCGTACGCCTCATGTGCGCCGAATTGTCCTCCACAACAGCCGTACGCCACTCCGGCGCAGACTTACAATGGTCCACAGCCATATGGCGGATACGGCAATGTGCCCGGCGGATTCAACACGCCCGGATTTCAGCAACCGAATGGATATCCAAATGGCTATCCAGGTGGACCACCGCCTCCCGGTCAacaagcagcaggagcagccggagGAGCCGCCGCATCTGGAGCCAGCTTTATGGGCTTCAGCTTGCCTCCTGGAA AAGAAAAAATAACATAA
- the LOC120448013 gene encoding WW domain-binding protein 2 isoform X2 — MSVNTAHANNGVLIHAGEYILLHSDSVSMEFSGQDNPIFKGSKPGRIYLTSHRMIFNSKKSSDSMQSFSAPFVALSDVEIEQPVFGANYIKGKVRAQPNGNYVGEVKFKLHFKAGGAIEYGQALLRSAKTAMNNYHRGGLAGDDPPPYQPAGAWNEAPPPAYQPPHGYYGWLPQHDAFSGPAPNTVFMSDNPPPYPGIAPPAHQPAPQQPQAPSSNEPNWYGFSAPPPQQQQQQPGYGPQGWAGGYVQPPPYASCAPNCPPQQPYATPAQTYNGPQPYGGYGNVPGGFNTPGFQQPNGYPNGYPGGPPPPGQQAAGAAGGAAASGASFMGFSLPPGIARFGSTHHYFYPIQRPMCVVLVPALIP, encoded by the exons ATGTCGGTTAATACGGCTCACGCCAACAATGGCGTGCTCATCCACGCTGGAGAGTA CATACTGCTCCACAGCGACAGTGTCTCCATGGAGTTCTCCGGCCAGGACAATCCCATTTTCAAGGGCTCCAAGCCGGGCAGGATTTACCTTACCTCCCACCGGATGATCTTCAATAGCAAGAAGTCCTCGGATTCGATGCAGTCCTTCAGTGCCCCGTTTGTTGCTCTTTCGGATGTGGAAATCGAACAGCCGGTTTTTGGGGCCAACTATATCAAGGGAAAGGTGCGCGCTCAGCCAAATGGAAACTACGTAGGCGAGGTCAAGTTCAAGCTCCATTTCAAGGCAGGCGGCGCAATTGA ATATGGTCAAGCTCTACTGCGCTCCGCCAAGACGGCGATGAACAACTACCACCGCGGTGGTTTGGCTGGTGATGATCCGCCACCCTATCAGCCGGCTGGAGCCTGGAATGAGGCGCCGCCACCGGCTTATCAGCCACCACATGGCTACTATGGCTGGCTGCCGCAGCATGATGCCTTCAGTGGCCCTGCGCCGAATACGGTCTTTATGAGCGACAATCCGCCGCCCTATCCGGGTATCG CACCACCTGCGCACCAACCAGCACCGCAACAGCCGCAGGCGCCGTCGTCGAATGAACCCAATTGGTATGGTTTTTCAGCaccgccgccgcagcagcaacagcagcagccgggCTACGGGCCACAAGGATGGGCCGGTGGCTATGTTCAGCCTCCGCCGTACGCCTCATGTGCGCCGAATTGTCCTCCACAACAGCCGTACGCCACTCCGGCGCAGACTTACAATGGTCCACAGCCATATGGCGGATACGGCAATGTGCCCGGCGGATTCAACACGCCCGGATTTCAGCAACCGAATGGATATCCAAATGGCTATCCAGGTGGACCACCGCCTCCCGGTCAacaagcagcaggagcagccggagGAGCCGCCGCATCTGGAGCCAGCTTTATGGGCTTCAGCTTGCCTCCTGGAA TAGCAAGATTTGGCAGCACGCATCATTATTTCTATCCAATTCAAAGACCTATGTGTGTTGTGCTGGTTCCAGCTCTGATACCGTAA